The Mesorhizobium sp. AR02 genomic interval GATCCAGCATCTGCGCGCGCTGGGCGCCGAAGTGCGCATGACGCGTTCGGATGTCGGCAAGGGGCATCCCGAATATTACCAGGACATGGCCGAGAAGATCGCGGCGGAGGTGCCCGGCGCCTTCTATGCCAACCAGTTCGCCAACCCGGCCAACCCGCTGGCGCATGAGACGACGACCGGCCCGGAAATCTTTTCGCAGCTCAATGGCCACGTCGACGCGGTGGTGGTCGGCGTCGGCTCGGGCGGCACGCTGACCGGGCTTGGCCGCTACTTTGCCAAGGTGTCGCCGAAGACCGAAATGGTGCTGGCCGATCCGGTCGGCTCGGTGCTGGCGCCGCTGATCAAGACCGGCAAGATGGAAGAGGCGGGCAGCTGGACGGTGGAAGGCATCGGCGAGGATTTCGTGCCGCCCAATGCCGATCTGTCGCTGGTCAAGAAAGCTTATTCCATCACCGACAAGCAGAGCATGCTGGCGGTGCGCGATCTCCTGTCGCGCGAAGGCATTTTGGCCGGCTCGTCGTCGGGCACGCTGTTGTCGGCCGCCTTGCGCTACTGCCGCGAGCAGACGGTGGCCAAGCGCGTCGTCACCTTCGTCTGCGACAGCGGCAACAAGTACCTGTCAAAAGTGTTCGACGATTTCTGGCTGGCTGAGCAGGGCCTGGCCGAGCACGAGCAGCATGGCGACCTGCGCGACCTCGTGATGCGCTCGCACCGCACCGGCGACACCGTCTTTGTCGGACCGGACGAAAGCCTGCTCAACGCCTATGGCCGCATGCGCCGCTCGGATGTGTCGCAGCTGCCGGTGCTGGACAATGGCAAGCTCGTCGGCATCGTCGACGAAAGCGACATATTGGCCAAGGTCGACGGTCCTTATGACGGACGCTGGGAGCGCTTCAACGGCCCGGTGCGCACGGCGATGACCTCCAATCTGCACACGCTGCAGGCCAGCCAGACGCTGGATGCGCTTTTGCCGGTGTTCGACCGCAACGAGGTCGCCATCATCTTCGACGGCGACGAGTTCGTCGGCCTGATTACCCGCATCGACCTGATCAACCATCTGAGGCGCGCACGATGACCAAACATACCCCGCCAGCCGGCAAAAACCGCCTGGCCTTCTCGACGCGCACCATCCATGGCGGCCAGAGCCACGATCCGCTGACCGGTGCGGTGATGGTGCCGATCTATGCCACATCGACCTACGGCCAGCAGTCGCCCGGCGTGCACAAGGGGTTTGAGTACGCCCGCAGCCAGAACCCGACGCGTTTTGCCTTCGAGCGCGCCGTGGCCGATCTCGAAAGCGGCACGGCCGCATTCGCCTTCGCCTCCGGCCTGGCGGCGATCTCGACGGTGCTGGAACTGCTCGATAGCGGCGCGCATATCGTCGCCACCGACGACATCTATGGCGGCTCGTTCCGGCTGATGGAGCGGGTGCGCAAGCGCTCGGCGGGTCTCCAGGTCTCGTTCGTCGACTTCACCGGCCTTGCGGCGGTCGAGGCGGCGATCCGGCCGGAGACGAAACTCCTGTGGGTCGAGACGCCGACCAACCCGCTGCTGCGCATCGTCGATCTCGAAGGGGTCGCGGCTCTCGCCAAACGCAAGGGCATATTGTCGGTCGCCGACAACACCTTCTGCAGCCCCTATATCCAGCGGCCGCTGGAACTCGGCATAGACATCGTCGTCCATTCGACGACAAAGTATCTCAATGGCCATTCCGACATGGTCGGCGGCGTCGCTGTCGTCGGTGACAACAAGGAGCTGGCAGCCCAGCTCAAATTCCTGCAGAACGCCATCGGCGCCATATCGGGCCCGTTCGACAGTTTTCTTGCCTTGCGTGGGCTCAAGACTTTGGCGCTCAGGATGGAGCGGCATTCCGACAACGGGCTGAAAATCGCGCAGTGGCTGGAAGCCCGCAAGGATGTGCGCCGCGTCCTCTATCCCGGCCTCGCCAGCCATCCGCAGCATGCCATCGCCGTGCAGCAGATGCATGCCTTCGGCGGCATGATCTCTGCCGTGCTCGACCGCGACCTCGCCGGCACAAAACGCTTCCTCGAACGCACGCAATTGTTCACGCTGGCCGAAAGCCTGGGCGGGGTGGAGAGCCTGATCGAGCATCCCGCGCTGATGACGCATGGGTCCATTCCGGCGGAGAAGCGCGACGAGATCGGCATTTCGGATTCGCTGGTCAGGTTGTCGGCGGGGATCGAGGATGGCGATGATTTGATTGCGGATCTGGAGCAGGCGCTGGGGGGATAGCGAGCGCCCGCGATTAACTATCGAAGTCGGCGCCGCCCCTCATTGCCCTGCCGCGCATTTCTCCCCGTAAACGGGGCGAAAGAGGCTAACCGCTGCCGCCGGTGATTGGCGAAAGCGGCGATGACAGCGTCCCTCGCCCCGTTTACGGGGAGTTGAGGAGTGGTCCGCGTAGCGGACGAAAAGCCAACTGCTTGGCTTTTCGAACGACGAAGTGCCGGCAGGCAGGTGAGGGGCAGCGCTGGCGTTGGTGATAGGGCATCATCCCGATTGACCTCGCGCGCCATTCGCCCGAGATGTAGCGCCCATGGCCACGCGCGAACCCGAAAAGCCCACCGAACCCCTCACCTTCGCGGTGCTGGTCTTCCCCGGCTTTCCGATGATGGCGTTCAGCTCCGTCATCGAGCCGCTGCGCGCCGCGAATGTCCTGGCGAAGCGGCAGTGTTATCGCTGGATCATTGTCGGTGGCACGAGAGGGGCGGTCGAGGCCTCGAACGGCGTCGTCGTCCAGCCGGGTTTTTACGCGGAGGATGCGCCGAAGGTCGACCGCATCGTCGTCTGCTCGGGCGGCGATGCCGACCATCTCGTCGCCGAGGATGCCGCGAACTGGATCCGCCGCAGCCTGCGCAATGGCGCCCATATCGGCGCGGTGGCGGATGCGGCGTTCTTCCTGGCGCGCGCCGGCCTGCTTGACGGCCATGCCTGCACCTTGCACTGGACCAGTCAGGCCGCCTTCACCGAGGCCTTTCCCAACATCGAACTGCGGCGCGACCTCTATGTCATCGATCGCAAGCGTTTCACCTCGGCCGGCGGCGTCGGCAGCCTCGACATGATGCTGGAGATCATCACCCGGGACTATGGCGCCGAGCTTGCCGCCGGCGTCGCCGAATGGTTCGTGCACAGCCAGTTGCGGTCCAGCGTCGACCGCAAGCTGATGCCGCTGCGCCTGCGCACCGGAGTGCAGAACGAGCTGGTGCTGTCGGCCATCGCCATCATGGAGGATGCGGTGGAGGAGCGGCTCGGCATGGCCGAGCTGACCGCAAGGCTCGGCGTTTCCTCCGACAAGCTCGAACGCTCCTTCCGCTCCGAACTCGCCATCTCGCCCAATGGCTATTACCGGCGGCTCAGGCTCAAGCGCGCCGCCGATCTGCTGGCGCATTCGACATTGGCCGTGCGCGACGTGGCGCTGGCCTGCGGCTTTGCCTCGATGTCGAGCTTTGCCCGGGCCTTTCGCGAGGAGCACGGCCATCCGCCGAAACTGGCGAGACGGCATTAGGCCGGCGCTCTATGAGGGTAGACCTCCTCATCCGGCCGCTTCGCGGCCACCTTCTCCCCGAGGGGAGAAGAGGGAAGCGCCGGCGCTACAAGTCTCCTCTCCCCTCGGGGAGAGGTCAGCCGAGCGAAGCGGAGGCTGGGTGAGGGGGCGGCGCCATGCGTTGCAGGACTAGCGGCATACCGCACAACAAACGCGGTTTTCCGCACAATGCCTCGACCCCTCCTGCGCCATGCTCAACCCTCGCAACCCAAGGCCAGGCACCCATGAGCATCGTCGTATTCGACCCCGACAGCACCGAGGACGTCGACTTCAAAGACCGCATGCGCCACCCCGCGGCGGCCGATCCGGCGGGCGGCATGTGGCTGTCGGATACCGAGCCGTCCTTCATCGATGCCGATGCCTTGCGAAAAGGTCGACTGGCAAAACTGCGCGGCTGGATGCGCGAGGCCGGTTATGGCGGCGTGGTGCTGTTCGACCCCTACAACCAGCGCTACGCCACCGGCTCGCGCAACATGTTCGGCTATTTCCTGCGCAACTCGACCCGTTATTTCTTCATTCCGACTGAAGGGCCGATCGTGCTGTTCGAATATCCGCAGAGCTACCATGTCTCGATGGTGCTCGACACGATCGACGAGGCGCGTCCGTCCAAGCTGGTCTGGTCGTCGGTCTCCGGCCGCGACGACGAGACATCAGGTCCCTTCGCCGACGAGATCGTCGAACTTCTGAAGAAGCACGGCGGCGGCTCGATGAAGCTCGGGCTCGACCGTTGCAGCCATCTGCAGGCGCTGGCGCTGGAAAAGCGCGGCTGCGAGGTCAAGGATTGCCAGGGCGAAATCCTGGCCGTGCGTGCGGTCAAGACGCCCGAGGAAGTGAAATGCCTGCAGGTGTCGATGGCCGGCGCCGAGGCCGCCGTCTACGCGGTGCGCGAGGCGATCAAGCCCGGCGTCTCCGAAAACGATTTGTTCGCCATCATGTATGGCGAGGTCATCCGCCAGGGCGGTGAGTTCATCGAGACCCGGCTGCTGACATCAGGCCAGCGCACCAATCCCTGGTTCAACGAGGCCAGCGGCCGCAAGATCCGACCCGGCGAATTGCTGGCGCTCGATACCGATACGATCGGCTGCTACGGCTATTATTCGGATTTTTCCCGCACCTTCCGCTGCGGCCCGGGCAAGCCGACCCCGTACCAGAAATCGCTCTACCGCATGGCGCATGACCAGGTTCAGCACAACATTTCGATCGTCAAACCCGGCATGGCGTTTCGCGAGATCGCCGAGAAGGCGTGGACAATCCCGGACCGTTTCGTCGACCAGCGCTACACCTCGGTCATGCACGGCGTCGGCATGCATGGCGAGACGCCGTTCATCGCGCATGCCATGGATTACGAGACCTATGGCCGCGACGGCCATATCGTGCCAGGCATGGTGGTGAGCGTCGAAAGCTATATCGGCGAGAAAGGCGGCCGCGAGGGTGTCAAGCTGGAGGACGAGATCCTGATCACCGAGACAGGTACAGAGCTGCTGTCGCGCTTTCCTTATGAGGACGAGTTTCTGGAGAAGCAGGTTTGATGCCTACTGCCCGCCTCGATGACGTGACCTTCTTGGCTGGCGCGAACGCCCATCGCTTCGTCATCCTAGGGCGAAGCAAGGAGCGCAGCGACGCGGCGCAGACCCTAGGATCCATGCCGCGACCTCGGGGCGCCGCAACGGTACAAATTCTGCTCCGCTGCACCATTCGACCAGGGTCACGGCATGGATCCCTTGGGCTGCGGAGCAGCTCCAGGGGTCTCCGCGACGGAGCTTCGCTCCTGCTTCGCCCGTGGATGACGAAGTCGGGGAGGCGACGGCCAATCACCACCGTTTGCGCCAGCTTAATGACCGGAACGGCGTTGACCGCGAACGCAGGCCCATCCGCGTGAAAACCCCCATCTCCATCAAGCGCGGCACCGTGGCCGCGATCTTCATCGACCTGCAGGAAGAGCATCGGCAGGACCCACGCTATCTGGTCGAGGGCTTTGCCGGCATCCTCGCCAACGTCCAGCGCCTGCAGGCAGCGGCGCGTGCAAACCACGTACCGCTCCAGCACTGGGCCTATATCGTCGATCTCGACAAGCAGGACCGGCCCTTTCATCCGCTCGATGCCGACGGCAAGTCGGCCTTCTCCGACAAGAGCGATCCGCTGACCGAGATCTGCCATGAGGTGGCGCCGGCAAAGGGCGAGGCGCTGCTGATCAAGGCCGAGGCCAGCGCTTTCCGGTCGGGGCCGATCGCCGATCGGCTCAAGGCTTCCGGCATCGAATGGCTGGTCGTTGCCGGTGTCTGGACCGAGGCCTGCATCGACGCCAGCGTAAAAGACGCCGTGACAAAGGGCTTTCGCGTGCTTTTGGTCAAGGATGCCTGTGGCAGCGGCAGCGCGGCCATGCACCAGACCGGCATCCTCAATCTCGCCAACCGGCTCTATGGCGGCGCCGTCACCGACACGGACGGCGCCTGCCGGCTGCTGGCGGGTGAGACGGTCACCGCCTGGCAGGTCGAAGGCTCGGTGCCGCTGCGCTTCAGTTTCGACAACGCGGCCCAGCTTTACGCGGATCTATGACGACTGGGGGCACGACCAACCGCGGCAAATACGAAACACGGCTCGATCCGGCCCTGTGGGCGTATATAGACAGCGTCAACGCTTGGTATCCGCCTGAGATCATCGGCCTGCCGATCGACAAGCAGCGCGACGTCTATGACCGGATGTGCCGGGCCTTCCATCAGGGCCGCCCGGCTGGGGTCAAGGCCAGCGACGGCCTGGTCGCCGCCTCGGGCCACGGCATCCCGATCCGCCACTACCAGCTTGCCGGCAAGGCCGCGCGGGCCATGGTGCTCTATTTCCACGGCGGCGGTTTTATCCTCGGCGGGCTCGACAGCCATGACGACATCTGCGCCGAGATCTGCTCCGGCACCGGCTTCGACGTGTTGTCGGTCGACTACCGACTGGCGCCGGAGCATGTCCACCCCGCCGCCTTCGACGATGCGATGGCCGCCTTCGCGTGGGCGGTGGCCAGTGACCTGCCGCTGGTACTGTGCGGCGAAAGCGCCGGCGGCAATCTTGCGGCCGCGGTGGCGCAGGCGACGCGCCGGCATATCAGGACAGCGATCGGCCAGGTGCTGATCTATCCCGGCCTCGGCGGCGACGAGAGCGCGGGCTCCTATGTCGAGCATGCCGAGGCGCCGCTGCTGTCCGTCGGCGACATCGCTTTCTACTGCGACGTCCGCTCGACCAAGAAGCAATCGCCTGACGATCCGAGCTTTTCGCCCTTGCGCGACAGCGACTCTTGCGGCCTGCCGCCGACGGTGATCATCACGGCAGAATGCGACCCGCTGTCATCCGATGGCGAGACCTATCGCGACCGCATTGTTTCGGCCGGCGGCAAGGCGTGGTGGCACGAGGAAAAGCGCCTGGTACACAGTTTCCTGCGCGCCCGCACGACAGTGCCGGCTGCTGCAGAAGCTTTTGCGCGTATCATCACGGCGGTGGCGGTGCTGGGCCGGGGTGAGTGGCCGTATTTATGAGGACGTCGCGGCGCCTGCTTCAGACGAACTGGCCTTCAGCCAGAGCGCCTTTTCACCAAGCGTGGCGACCATGGCGGCATGTGCGGCGCGCTCCGCTTCAGTCAGGCGCGGCAGCAGCGGCCTCGGTCGCTCGGCAACAATAATTTCTATGTGCCTGATATTTTCGCCCTGCGCCGGCGCGGTGGCGCTGTCGAGGATGAGGGCGGCCTGCTTGCCGCCGATCAGCTCGATATAGACCTCGGCCAGCAATTCAGAATCGAGCAGGGCGCCGTGCTTGGTGCGTTTCGTGTTGTCGATGCCGTAGCGCCGGCAGAGCGCGTCGAGCGAATTGGGACCCATCGGGTGCTTGCGGCGCGCCAGCGCCAGCGTGTCGACGACAAGGCCGGGATCGATATTGGGATGGCCAAGCCGGCCGAATTCGACATTGAGGAAGCCGATGTCGAAGGTGGCGTTGTGGGCAACCAGCTTGGCACCGTCGGTGAAGTCGAGCCATTCCTGCGCAATCTCGGCAAAGGTCGGCTTGCCCGCGAGGTCCGCCGCGCTGATGCCGTGCACCGCCTGCGCCTCGGCATGGATCGCCCGGCCCTGCGGGTTGATATAGTGGTGGAAGGTTTTTCCGGTCGGGAAACGATTGACCAGCTCGACGCCGCCCAGCTCGATCACGCGGTCGTCGCGCGAATCGAGGCCTGTGGTTTCCGTGTCGAAGATGATCTCGCGCATCGAATCAGGTGCTCCAAGGAAGCAGAATCATACACCGGAACAAAATGGCAATGGGGAACGGCGTTGCCTAGCACAATCGCCACAGGTTTGCGCTGCCCCTCATCGCCCTGCCGGGCACTTCTCCCCGTATAGTGACGGGGAGAAGGACGCCTCCGCGATGGATTTCGCCAATCTCCAGCGTTGCAGAAAGGGTGCCGAGGTTGCGGCCAGCCCCTTCTCCCCGTCACTATACGGGGAGAAGATGCCGGCAGGCAGATGAGGGGCGGCGCTGACATCGACAGTTGGCCAGGCGAGCGCCAACTCTGAAACGATGTCAGGCCAGGCTCGCCTATGCGATCAGTTCCGCAATGATCGCATCGACCCGGGCCCGCGCGGCATCCAGCCCCTGGCCGGTATCGACGACAAAATCCGCCAGCCTGCGCTTCTCCTCGTCCGGCACCTGCTTGGCCAGGATCGCTGCCAGTTTCTCCTCGGTCATGCCCGGCCGCGCCAGCACGCGTTGGCGCTGGATTTCAGCCGGTGCGGTGACGACGACGACCTTGTCGACGCGGCCACGGCCGCCGGTTTCGAACAGCAGCGGAATGTCGAGCACGGCGATCGATTCACCTCCGGTACGATGCCTGGCCAGGAAGGCGTCGGCATCGGCGCGGACCAGTGGGTGGATGATGGCCTCCAGCCGCTTCAGCGCGGCGGCATCGCCAAGCACACGCGCGCTAAGCTTTGCGCGGTCGACCACGCCGGCAACGGTCGTTCCGGGAAAGGCGGCCTCGACCAAAGGTGCCGCCACGCCGGAATAGAGGCGATGCACCGCCTCGTCGGAATCATGGACCGGCACGCCGGCCTCGGCGAACATTTTTGCCGTCGTCGACTTGCCCATGCCGATCGATCCGGTGAGGCCGAGCACGATCATGGTTTCGGCACCAGATCGGCAACGATGATCGCGCGCAGTTCCGCCGTGACCTGCGGCCTGACGCCGAACCAATGTTCGAAGCCCGGCACGGCCTGGTTGAGCAGCATGCCGAGACCATCGACCGTCTTCAGCCCCCTGACGCGCGCGGCGGCGAGCAACGGTGTTTCGAGCGGCACATAAACAAGGTCGGTGACGATGGCATGGTCCGGCAGCAAGGCCGGATCGGCGGCAAGGCCTTCATTACCGATCATGCCGAGCGCCGTGGTGTTGACCAGCAGGCCGGCGTCGGCCAGCAGTTCGTTGGTTGCCGCCGTGCCATGCGCCGAGACGCCGGCGCCGAAACGATCGCGCAATTCCTGTGCCCGGGCAAGCGTGCGGTTGACGATGCGGATGTCTGCGACACCGCGTTGCTTCAGCGCCTGGATGACGGCGCGCGACGCGCCGCCGGCGCCGAGCACGACCGCCGGTCCCGTGCTCGCCCAGCCCGGCGCATGGTCGTCAAGATTGGCGGCAAAGCCGTGACCATCGGTGTTGCCGCCCCACAGGACACCGTCCTCGAACCACAGCGTGTTGACGGCGCCGATCTCTTCGGCCGCCTGGTCGCGGCGATCGGCCAACGCGAAGGCGGCCTCCTTGTGTGGAATGGTGACATTGCCGCCCTGGAAACCGTTTGCCTGCAATGTTCCGATGAATTCGCCAAAATCCTGCGGCGCCACATCGATGGCCTGGTAGCTGCCGTCGATGCCGTGTTTGGCCAGCCAGTAGCCGTGGATTTTTGGCGAGCGCGAATGCTTGATCGGGTGGCCTGACACAAAGGCCTTCTTGGTCGCCTCAGCCATCGATCGCTCCCAGCGTCCGCAGTTCCGCCAGCAGCGGCAAAAGCGGCAGGCCGACAATGGTGAAATGATCGCCTTCGATCTTCTCGAACAACTGGATGCCTTCGCCCTCGATCTGGTAGGCGCCGACGCTGGCCAGCGCCTTGGCGCCGACGCGAGCGAGATGCCGGCCGATGAGGCCAGGGTCGAGCTTGCGCATGGTCATCGAGGCGATGCCGACATGGCGCCACAACACCTTGCCGTCGCGGACGAGCACGGCGGCGCTGTTGAGCTGGTGGGTCTTGCCCGACAGCGCCAGGAGATGACGGCGCGCGCCTTCCATGTCGGCCGGCTTGTGGAACACTTCGTCGCCGAGCGACAAAGTCTGGTCGCAGCCGAGCACCAGCGCACCCGGCCGGCGCTCGCTCACTTCCGTGGCCTTGGCCTCGGCCAGTACCAAAGCGACATCCTCAGGCGAAACGCCACTGTGCTGCAACGGCGCCTCCAGCGCGCGCTCGTCGACATCGGCGGGGACGGCTTCGACGTCGATGCCGGCATTGACGAGCATCGCCTTGCGGAATGGACTGCCTGAGGCGAGGATGATTTTTTCGGTCATGGTTTGTGCGCCTGATGTAGGTTGATGATCCGGTTAGACCGAACCGGAGATGGCTCGAGCAAACTCTGGAACGCTGCGATCCTCGGTCACCGTAACGGCATGGATCCTAGGGTCTGCGCCGCGTCGCTTCGCTCCTTGCGCCCTAGCATGACGAAGGCACAGTGGGCTGACGCCAACTGCAAGCGTTGGAGATTGGCAGAAACGATCCTCCATTCGTCATCCTAGGGCGAAGCAGGAGCGAAGCTCCGTCGCGGAGACCCTAGGATCCATGCCGTGACCTTTCAAGCGACGCGGCGGTGGGTGTTGGCGACGCGCGGCGGCTCCAATTATCTGTTCTTTCCCCTCAGGGCAACGATCGCCGCCGCCGTTTCCTCGATCGAGCGGCGGCTGACATCGATCATCGGCCAGCCATGGCGCGTGCAGATCTGGCGGGCGTAGGCCAGCTCCTCGGTGATGGCGGCGCGGTCGACATAGTCTGATGCCTCGTAGGTACTGCTGTTGCCGAGGATGCGGTTTTGCCGGACATGCGATATGCGCTCGGCGGTGGCGATAAGGCCAACGATCAGCGGCTTCGAGGCACTGACCAGGCTTTCGGGAACCGGCACGCCAAGCACGATCGGGATGTTGGCGGTCTTGATGCCGCGGTTGGCGAGATAGATGCTGGTCGGCGTCTTCGACGTGCGCGAAATGCCGATCAGCACGACATCGGCATCGTCCATGTTGAGCGGCAACTGGCCGTCATCATGTTCCATGGTAAAGTTGAGGGCATCGATGCGGCGGAAATATTCGGCGTCGAGAACATGCTGGGCGCCGACGCGGCGGCCGGCCGGCGTGCCGAGATAGGACTGGAACACGGTCAGCACCGGTTCCAGCACCGACACGCAGGGCAGGCCCATGGTGGCGCAGCGCTCGTCGATGCCGCGCGCCAGCTTCTGGTCGACGACGGTATAGAGAATGATGCCCGGCTCCTCCTCTATGTCCTCGAACACCTTGGCCACCTGCTTTTCGGTGCGGATGAGCGGGTAGATGTGCTCGATGGCGCGTGCGTCCTTGTATTGCGCCGAAGCCGCCCGCCCGGCGGCGAGCAGCGTTTCGCCGGTCGCGTCGGAAATCAGGTGCAGGTGAAAGAAGCTCTGGGGTTTGTTCACAGGGGACACCTGGGGCTGTGGGCTTGTGTGGATAAAGCGGGACAGAAAGAGGGGCCGGTCGGCGGCGACTGTATCAGATGGCAGTTTGTCCACAATTCGCTGTGCTGTCAGCTTCGTCGGGCGGCTGGGGACAAGTCTGGGGACCGGTTTCTTTGCCCTGCCTCCGTCCACAGGGCCGACTTTTTCCGGAGCATCCTAAAGCTTTGACTCCAGTGACGGATTCCAAACTATCCCCAGAACCCTACATCCGGGAGAAAGAAGCGCGCGACAATATGCTTGCTGGTGTTTTTCGGGGCAAAGCGGGACAGGTGACAACCACCACAACCAACAGACTCTTAGAATCAGAAGAATCTTAGATATAAGAATCTTTAAGATTATAGGGAGGCTGGGAGAGGCGAGCGCTCGATGCCCAAAAACCGGATCATGCTGGACGTGCTCAAGGGCGAAGCGGTGTTTCCGCCTCCGCTCTGGATGATGCGCCAGGCCGGGCGTTATCTGCCGGAGTATCGGGAGACGCGCAGACGAGCTGGTTCGTTCCTCGACCTCTGCTACGATCCCGACCTTGCCGTCGAAGTGACGCTGCAGCCCATCGAGCGCTTCGGCTTCGATGCATCGATCCTGTTCTCCGATATCCTTGTCGTTCCGCATGCACTTGGCCGCGACGTTCGCTTCGAAGAGGGAAGAGGACCGCTTTTGACGCCGATCTCCGTGGCCGAGATTGCGGCTCTGGAGAGCGATGTGTTTCACGTGAATCTCGAACCGGTCTACGAGACGGTTCGCCGCCTGCGGGCAAAGCTACCTGATGAAACCACGCTGATCGGCTTCTGCGGCGCGCCGTGGACGGTGGCGACCTATATGATTGCCGGCCATGGCACGCCCGACCAGGCGCCGGCGCGGTTGTTTGCCTACCGCGAGCCGGAGGCGTTCCAACAGCTGTTGAAGGTGCTTGCCGACCATTCGGCTGCGTATTTGATCCGGCAGATCGAAGCTGGGGCCGATGTCGTACAGATTTTCGATTCCTGGTCCGGCGTGCTCGACGACGCGTCGTTCGACCAGTTTTGCGTTTGGCCGGTGGCCGAGATCGTCAGGCAGGTTCGCGCCGTCCATCCCGATGTTCCGATCATTGGTTTTCCCAAGGGTGCCGGCGCTCGCTACCGCACCTATCGCCAGAAGACCGGCGTGACGGGGCTGGGGATCGACTGGACGGTGCCGCTGGCAGCAGCGAAGGACTTGCAGCGCTCGGGTGCGGTCCAGGGCAATCTCGATCCCTTGCGGCTCGTGGCTGGCGGCAAGGCGCTATCGGATGGCGTCGAGGCGATCCTGAAAGCGCTTGGTGATGGACCGCTGATCTTCAATCTCGGCCATGGCATCACGCCGGAGACGCCGATCGCCCATGTCGAGGCGATGGTGAAACAGGTTCGGAGCGCGACACGCTGATGGCTCAGTCAAATAACACTGGCAACACGAACAGCACAGGCCAGGCGATGATGCGCATGACTATCGGGATCGGTGTCCTGATTGTGCTGACGGCGCTTTTGTTTTTCGCAGCACCCGACAGTTTCTATCCCTGGGCAAAGGCGATCCATATCCTGGCCGTCATTTCGTGGATGGCCGGCATGCTCTATCTGCCGCGCCTGTTCGTCTATCACGTCGATGCCGAGAAAGGCTCGGTGCAGTCGGAGACCTTCAAGGTGATGGAGCGGCGCCTGCTGCGCGGCATCATCAATCCAGCGATGATCGTCACCTGGGTGTTCGGCCTGTGGCTTGCCTGGAAAGTGTTTGGTTTCCACGGCGGGTGGCTGCACGCCAAGATAGGCCTGGTGCTTCTTTTGTCCGCCGTTCACGGTTATCTTGCCGGCGCGGTGCGCAAATTCGCCGAGGATCGCAATGAAAAGCCCGCGAGGCACTGGCGGATCGTCAATGAGATCCCCACATTAGTGATGA includes:
- a CDS encoding alpha/beta hydrolase — protein: MTTGGTTNRGKYETRLDPALWAYIDSVNAWYPPEIIGLPIDKQRDVYDRMCRAFHQGRPAGVKASDGLVAASGHGIPIRHYQLAGKAARAMVLYFHGGGFILGGLDSHDDICAEICSGTGFDVLSVDYRLAPEHVHPAAFDDAMAAFAWAVASDLPLVLCGESAGGNLAAAVAQATRRHIRTAIGQVLIYPGLGGDESAGSYVEHAEAPLLSVGDIAFYCDVRSTKKQSPDDPSFSPLRDSDSCGLPPTVIITAECDPLSSDGETYRDRIVSAGGKAWWHEEKRLVHSFLRARTTVPAAAEAFARIITAVAVLGRGEWPYL
- a CDS encoding trans-sulfuration enzyme family protein yields the protein MTKHTPPAGKNRLAFSTRTIHGGQSHDPLTGAVMVPIYATSTYGQQSPGVHKGFEYARSQNPTRFAFERAVADLESGTAAFAFASGLAAISTVLELLDSGAHIVATDDIYGGSFRLMERVRKRSAGLQVSFVDFTGLAAVEAAIRPETKLLWVETPTNPLLRIVDLEGVAALAKRKGILSVADNTFCSPYIQRPLELGIDIVVHSTTKYLNGHSDMVGGVAVVGDNKELAAQLKFLQNAIGAISGPFDSFLALRGLKTLALRMERHSDNGLKIAQWLEARKDVRRVLYPGLASHPQHAIAVQQMHAFGGMISAVLDRDLAGTKRFLERTQLFTLAESLGGVESLIEHPALMTHGSIPAEKRDEIGISDSLVRLSAGIEDGDDLIADLEQALGG
- the dnaQ gene encoding DNA polymerase III subunit epsilon gives rise to the protein MREIIFDTETTGLDSRDDRVIELGGVELVNRFPTGKTFHHYINPQGRAIHAEAQAVHGISAADLAGKPTFAEIAQEWLDFTDGAKLVAHNATFDIGFLNVEFGRLGHPNIDPGLVVDTLALARRKHPMGPNSLDALCRRYGIDNTKRTKHGALLDSELLAEVYIELIGGKQAALILDSATAPAQGENIRHIEIIVAERPRPLLPRLTEAERAAHAAMVATLGEKALWLKASSSEAGAATSS
- a CDS encoding M24 family metallopeptidase — protein: MSIVVFDPDSTEDVDFKDRMRHPAAADPAGGMWLSDTEPSFIDADALRKGRLAKLRGWMREAGYGGVVLFDPYNQRYATGSRNMFGYFLRNSTRYFFIPTEGPIVLFEYPQSYHVSMVLDTIDEARPSKLVWSSVSGRDDETSGPFADEIVELLKKHGGGSMKLGLDRCSHLQALALEKRGCEVKDCQGEILAVRAVKTPEEVKCLQVSMAGAEAAVYAVREAIKPGVSENDLFAIMYGEVIRQGGEFIETRLLTSGQRTNPWFNEASGRKIRPGELLALDTDTIGCYGYYSDFSRTFRCGPGKPTPYQKSLYRMAHDQVQHNISIVKPGMAFREIAEKAWTIPDRFVDQRYTSVMHGVGMHGETPFIAHAMDYETYGRDGHIVPGMVVSVESYIGEKGGREGVKLEDEILITETGTELLSRFPYEDEFLEKQV
- a CDS encoding isochorismatase family protein, with the protein product MKTPISIKRGTVAAIFIDLQEEHRQDPRYLVEGFAGILANVQRLQAAARANHVPLQHWAYIVDLDKQDRPFHPLDADGKSAFSDKSDPLTEICHEVAPAKGEALLIKAEASAFRSGPIADRLKASGIEWLVVAGVWTEACIDASVKDAVTKGFRVLLVKDACGSGSAAMHQTGILNLANRLYGGAVTDTDGACRLLAGETVTAWQVEGSVPLRFSFDNAAQLYADL
- a CDS encoding GlxA family transcriptional regulator — protein: MATREPEKPTEPLTFAVLVFPGFPMMAFSSVIEPLRAANVLAKRQCYRWIIVGGTRGAVEASNGVVVQPGFYAEDAPKVDRIVVCSGGDADHLVAEDAANWIRRSLRNGAHIGAVADAAFFLARAGLLDGHACTLHWTSQAAFTEAFPNIELRRDLYVIDRKRFTSAGGVGSLDMMLEIITRDYGAELAAGVAEWFVHSQLRSSVDRKLMPLRLRTGVQNELVLSAIAIMEDAVEERLGMAELTARLGVSSDKLERSFRSELAISPNGYYRRLRLKRAADLLAHSTLAVRDVALACGFASMSSFARAFREEHGHPPKLARRH
- a CDS encoding pyridoxal-phosphate dependent enzyme, coding for MSEHGKAAPGSTPSDGQSSRLRPPYASVLDLIGQTPVVELTKFDTGKCRLFIKLESQNPGGSIKDRIALSMIAAAEKQGKLKRGGTIVEATAGNTGLGLAQVGIPKGYRIVLVVPDKMSREKIQHLRALGAEVRMTRSDVGKGHPEYYQDMAEKIAAEVPGAFYANQFANPANPLAHETTTGPEIFSQLNGHVDAVVVGVGSGGTLTGLGRYFAKVSPKTEMVLADPVGSVLAPLIKTGKMEEAGSWTVEGIGEDFVPPNADLSLVKKAYSITDKQSMLAVRDLLSREGILAGSSSGTLLSAALRYCREQTVAKRVVTFVCDSGNKYLSKVFDDFWLAEQGLAEHEQHGDLRDLVMRSHRTGDTVFVGPDESLLNAYGRMRRSDVSQLPVLDNGKLVGIVDESDILAKVDGPYDGRWERFNGPVRTAMTSNLHTLQASQTLDALLPVFDRNEVAIIFDGDEFVGLITRIDLINHLRRAR